One window from the genome of Mucilaginibacter ginsenosidivorans encodes:
- the asnS gene encoding asparagine--tRNA ligase, with amino-acid sequence MSQRTKIKALLESEQTNIEVIVKGWIRTFRNNQFIALNDGSTNNNIQIVVDFENTDPALLKRLTTGAAISVVGQLVASLGKGQKVEVKAKEIEVLGDSDPEKYPLQPKKHSLEFLREIAHLRFRTNTFGAIFRVRNTLSYAIHRFFNDRGFVYLHTPIITASDAEGAGEAFKVTNLDMANPPRVENGDVDYKQDFFGRATNLTVSGQLEGELGAMALSDIYTFGPTFRAENSNTTRHLAEFWMIEPEMAFYDLVDNMDLAEALLKYVISEALKHNADDIEFLSQRLAEEEKQKPQNERSEMSLTEKLQFCLDNDFERLTYTEAVDILKESAPNKKKKFQYPVEGWGTDLQSEHERYLVEKHFKKPVILTDYPKDIKAFYMRQNDDGKTVRAMDILFPGIGEIVGGSQREERLEKLEQRMDEMGIPKEELWWYLDTRRFGACPHAGFGLGFERLVLFVTGMGNIRDVIPFPRFPKNAEF; translated from the coding sequence ATGAGCCAGCGGACAAAGATCAAAGCATTATTAGAGAGTGAACAAACCAACATAGAGGTTATCGTTAAGGGGTGGATACGCACCTTTCGTAATAACCAGTTCATCGCTTTGAATGATGGCTCGACCAATAACAATATCCAGATCGTTGTTGATTTTGAGAATACTGATCCGGCTTTGCTAAAACGCCTTACCACCGGCGCTGCTATCAGCGTGGTTGGCCAGTTAGTCGCCTCGCTGGGTAAAGGACAAAAAGTTGAGGTTAAAGCAAAAGAAATTGAAGTTTTAGGCGACAGCGATCCCGAGAAATATCCCCTTCAGCCTAAAAAACACAGCCTCGAGTTTTTGCGAGAGATAGCGCACCTGCGTTTCCGTACCAATACTTTCGGGGCGATTTTCAGGGTGCGGAATACACTCTCATACGCCATACACCGTTTTTTTAACGACCGGGGTTTTGTTTACCTGCATACACCTATCATTACCGCTTCGGATGCCGAAGGTGCGGGCGAGGCCTTTAAAGTGACCAATCTTGATATGGCTAATCCGCCGCGAGTTGAAAATGGAGACGTGGACTACAAACAGGACTTCTTTGGCCGTGCAACTAATCTTACCGTGTCCGGTCAACTGGAAGGTGAGCTTGGTGCGATGGCTCTCAGCGATATTTATACCTTCGGGCCAACATTCCGCGCTGAGAATTCTAATACCACCCGCCACTTAGCCGAGTTTTGGATGATAGAGCCGGAAATGGCGTTTTACGACCTAGTGGATAACATGGACCTGGCCGAGGCATTGCTGAAATACGTGATCAGCGAGGCTTTGAAACATAATGCGGATGACATTGAATTTTTGAGCCAGCGCCTGGCCGAGGAGGAAAAACAAAAGCCGCAGAACGAACGCTCGGAAATGAGCCTGACCGAAAAATTGCAATTCTGCCTGGATAACGACTTCGAGCGCCTTACCTATACCGAGGCCGTCGACATATTAAAAGAATCGGCACCGAATAAAAAGAAAAAGTTCCAGTACCCGGTTGAAGGCTGGGGCACCGACCTGCAATCAGAACATGAACGCTACCTGGTTGAAAAGCATTTCAAAAAGCCGGTTATCCTGACGGACTACCCAAAAGATATCAAGGCATTTTACATGCGCCAGAATGATGACGGCAAAACCGTTAGGGCGATGGACATTCTGTTCCCGGGTATTGGCGAGATCGTTGGCGGCTCGCAGCGCGAAGAGCGCCTGGAAAAACTCGAGCAGCGTATGGACGAAATGGGCATACCAAAAGAGGAACTGTGGTGGTATTTGGATACCCGACGTTTCGGGGCCTGTCCGCACGCCGGTTTTGGTTTGGGCTTTGAGCGTTTGGTGCTGTTCGTAACCGGCATGGGCAACATCCGCGATGTGATACCTTTCCCAAGGTTCCCGAAGAATGCGGAGTTTTAA
- a CDS encoding M20 metallopeptidase family protein, producing MNKETIQELSQNIFNEVVANRRHLHSHPELSFHETETSAFVAKKLNDLGLEYVHMADKGLVALIKGSRPSDKVVALRADMDALPITEANDVPYKSQNNGVMHACGHDAHTSSLLGTATILTKLKDQFAGTIKLIFQPAEEKLPGGASLMIKEGVLENPKPQAVIGQHVMPLIDAGKVGFRSGKYMASTDEIYVTVKGKGGHGAQPQQNIDPVIITAHILTALQTIISRYNDPKSPSVLSFGKVIANGATNVIPNEVYLEGTFRTMDEQWRNDAHKKMKKMAEGIAESMGGSCDFNIMRGYPFLINEEKLTASARGYAEDYLGKENVLDLDIWMAAEDFAYYSQVADSCFYRLGTRNESRGITSSVHTPTFDVEEDAFKISTGLMAYIALKQLGN from the coding sequence ATGAATAAAGAAACGATACAGGAACTATCCCAAAATATTTTTAACGAAGTAGTGGCTAACCGCCGCCACCTGCATTCCCACCCCGAACTTTCATTTCACGAGACCGAGACCTCGGCCTTTGTCGCCAAAAAACTGAACGACCTCGGCCTGGAATATGTGCATATGGCGGATAAGGGCCTAGTGGCGCTGATAAAAGGCAGCAGACCATCGGATAAAGTAGTTGCCCTGCGTGCCGATATGGATGCGCTGCCTATCACCGAGGCGAATGACGTTCCTTATAAATCGCAAAATAACGGCGTAATGCACGCCTGCGGACACGATGCGCATACCTCGTCCCTGTTAGGTACGGCAACCATATTAACCAAACTGAAGGACCAGTTTGCCGGAACAATAAAACTTATCTTTCAGCCGGCCGAAGAAAAACTACCCGGTGGCGCAAGCCTGATGATCAAAGAAGGCGTACTCGAAAATCCAAAGCCCCAGGCCGTTATCGGCCAGCATGTAATGCCTTTGATCGACGCGGGTAAGGTAGGCTTCCGGTCGGGAAAATACATGGCCTCGACAGACGAGATTTACGTAACCGTTAAAGGTAAAGGCGGCCATGGTGCACAGCCCCAGCAAAATATCGACCCGGTAATTATCACCGCGCATATATTAACCGCCTTGCAGACCATTATCAGCCGTTATAACGATCCGAAGAGCCCGTCGGTGCTGTCCTTTGGAAAGGTGATCGCCAATGGCGCTACTAATGTGATCCCGAACGAGGTTTACCTGGAAGGGACCTTCCGTACCATGGACGAGCAATGGCGGAACGATGCGCATAAGAAAATGAAAAAGATGGCCGAGGGCATTGCTGAAAGCATGGGCGGAAGCTGCGATTTCAATATTATGCGTGGCTATCCTTTCCTCATCAACGAAGAAAAACTGACCGCCTCAGCCCGTGGCTATGCCGAAGACTATTTAGGAAAAGAAAACGTACTCGACCTGGATATCTGGATGGCAGCCGAGGATTTTGCCTATTACTCACAAGTAGCCGACTCCTGCTTTTACCGACTGGGTACTCGCAACGAAAGCCGGGGCATAACCTCATCGGTACATACCCCAACCTTCGATGTAGAAGAAGATGCTTTTAAAATAAGCACTGGCCTGATGGCTTATATTGCGCTGAAGCAATTGGGGAATTAA
- a CDS encoding endonuclease/exonuclease/phosphatase family protein has product MKIITWNCNMAYRNKAQFILAFQPDIVVVQECESPERLKFADDLPEPTDMIWHGENPHKGVGVFAYNGYKLKIHRSHNPDLKTIIPIKVTGGDRDFLLFAVWANNPQEKKFQYVGQIWKAVHHYERLLKRNPSIWAGDFNSNAIWDKPKREGNHTHLVKFLADRKIHSVYHQHYKQQHGLEAHPTYFLYRHQDKPYHMDYCFASMHFESEHVEVGTYEDWRNHSDHKPLIVRFKYMWRHCRHFYY; this is encoded by the coding sequence ATGAAAATCATCACCTGGAACTGTAATATGGCATACCGCAATAAAGCTCAATTCATTTTAGCTTTTCAGCCGGATATTGTGGTAGTACAGGAGTGTGAAAGCCCCGAACGCCTTAAATTTGCTGATGACCTGCCGGAGCCCACGGATATGATATGGCACGGCGAAAACCCGCATAAAGGTGTGGGCGTATTTGCCTACAACGGCTACAAGCTGAAGATACACAGGAGCCACAACCCTGATCTTAAAACCATCATCCCCATAAAAGTCACGGGCGGCGACCGCGATTTTTTACTTTTCGCGGTTTGGGCCAATAATCCGCAGGAAAAAAAATTTCAATACGTTGGGCAGATATGGAAAGCGGTGCATCATTACGAAAGATTGCTGAAACGCAACCCATCGATTTGGGCCGGCGATTTCAACAGCAATGCGATATGGGATAAGCCAAAACGGGAAGGTAACCATACCCACCTGGTCAAATTCCTGGCCGATAGGAAAATACACAGTGTTTATCATCAGCATTACAAACAGCAGCATGGTTTAGAGGCCCATCCTACCTATTTCCTTTACCGGCACCAGGATAAGCCCTACCATATGGATTATTGTTTTGCGTCAATGCATTTTGAATCAGAGCATGTTGAGGTAGGGACTTATGAGGACTGGCGCAACCACAGCGACCATAAGCCGTTAATTGTCAGGTTTAAATATATGTGGCGCCATTGCCGGCACTTTTATTATTAA
- a CDS encoding TlpA disulfide reductase family protein, whose product MKKFISAAIALLPLAAFAQDGAYIIKGKVGSFNAPAKMYLEYQVKDKVIKDSVVMKDGQFQFKGTTGDVPAVAYLVLNEKGDGLKFKDYKSIYVEKGEINVNGSGKLADATVDGPKANQDNVKYEAMTKAFDADQDALDAKIKAETPEQKTSEAYQREISAAQKVIDDKQMNANKVFAQQNPGSYISMMALEMYSAYGADYADIAPLYEALAPEIKGTEQGKEFGARLPKLKAVALGEMAPLFTEADTAGKMVSLQSFRGKYVLVDFWASWCGPCRRENPNVVKAFNEYKDKNFAILGVSLDRENGKQKWLDAIHKDKLTWTQVSDLHFWKSKEADLYAVRGIPANFLIDPNGKIIAKSLHGFELEDKLAEIFGKAEPASGSK is encoded by the coding sequence ATGAAGAAATTTATCTCAGCAGCCATAGCATTATTGCCATTGGCTGCATTTGCACAGGATGGTGCATATATCATAAAAGGCAAGGTTGGCAGCTTCAACGCTCCCGCCAAAATGTACCTCGAATACCAGGTCAAAGACAAGGTGATTAAAGACTCGGTTGTTATGAAAGACGGCCAGTTTCAATTTAAGGGGACGACAGGCGACGTTCCAGCAGTAGCTTACCTGGTGCTCAACGAAAAAGGTGACGGCCTGAAGTTCAAAGATTACAAGTCCATCTATGTTGAAAAAGGCGAGATCAACGTAAACGGTAGCGGCAAACTGGCTGATGCCACGGTTGACGGCCCGAAAGCGAACCAGGATAATGTCAAATACGAGGCGATGACTAAAGCTTTTGACGCCGACCAGGATGCACTGGATGCTAAAATAAAAGCGGAAACACCTGAACAGAAAACTTCCGAAGCTTATCAGCGGGAAATATCAGCGGCGCAAAAAGTAATTGATGACAAGCAAATGAATGCCAACAAAGTGTTCGCGCAGCAAAACCCCGGTTCATATATCAGCATGATGGCGTTAGAAATGTATTCAGCTTACGGTGCCGATTATGCTGATATTGCGCCATTATACGAGGCCCTTGCACCGGAAATAAAAGGGACTGAACAAGGGAAAGAGTTTGGCGCAAGGTTACCGAAACTAAAAGCAGTTGCTTTGGGCGAAATGGCGCCATTGTTTACAGAAGCTGATACCGCCGGTAAAATGGTGAGCCTCCAATCGTTCCGCGGTAAATATGTGCTGGTTGATTTTTGGGCATCATGGTGCGGCCCCTGCCGCAGGGAGAACCCTAACGTTGTAAAGGCCTTCAATGAATATAAAGACAAGAACTTTGCTATCCTGGGCGTGTCGTTGGACCGCGAGAACGGCAAACAAAAATGGCTGGATGCTATCCACAAAGATAAATTGACCTGGACACAGGTATCCGACCTGCACTTCTGGAAAAGTAAAGAAGCCGACCTTTATGCCGTGCGTGGCATTCCCGCAAATTTCCTGATAGACCCGAACGGTAAGATCATTGCTAAAAGCCTCCATGGCTTCGAGCTTGAAGATAAACTGGCCGAAATATTTGGCAAAGCCGAACCCGCAAGCGGAAGTAAATAA
- a CDS encoding SRPBCC family protein: MPRIEIDTLINAPIETCFDLARSIDLHIESTKQTGEQAIAGRTSGLIEMGETVTWRAKHFGMWQTLTSKITNFDKPNFFADEMVKGAFKSFRHEHYFLPRNGQTLMKDVFIFKSPMGILGRLFNWLILTRYMTKLLIQRNEVIKAAAERR, translated from the coding sequence ATGCCACGAATTGAGATAGATACTTTGATCAATGCCCCCATCGAAACCTGCTTCGACCTTGCACGGAGTATCGACCTGCATATCGAATCGACCAAACAAACGGGTGAACAGGCTATTGCAGGTCGGACAAGCGGCCTGATTGAAATGGGCGAAACTGTTACCTGGCGGGCGAAGCATTTCGGGATGTGGCAAACGCTAACATCAAAAATCACTAACTTTGATAAACCAAATTTCTTTGCGGACGAAATGGTGAAAGGCGCGTTCAAAAGCTTCCGGCACGAGCATTATTTCCTGCCGCGGAACGGGCAAACTTTGATGAAGGATGTGTTTATTTTTAAGTCACCGATGGGAATATTGGGGAGGTTATTTAACTGGCTGATACTGACAAGATATATGACCAAACTATTAATCCAAAGGAACGAAGTTATAAAAGCAGCGGCCGAAAGGCGCTAA
- the purD gene encoding phosphoribosylamine--glycine ligase, which produces MNILLLGSGGRESAFAWKISQSPKCDHLFIAPGNAGTSQYGTNVNIKSTDFENIGNFAIENSIDLVLVGPEEPLVKGIHDFFLANTGLKNIPVIGPQSEGAQLEGSKDFSKAFMQRHNIPAAASQTFTRETLQEGFEYLATAGLPVVLKADGLAAGKGVLICTTLEEAQLELTEMLTHAKFGDASSKVLVEQFLQGIELSVFVMTDGKNYKVLPEAKDYKRIGEGDTGLNTGGMGSVSPVPFADEAFMRKVEERVIIPTVEGLRKENIPYKGFIFIGLMNCDGEPYVIEYNCRMGDPETESVMLRIESDFVDLLEGVAEENLDKKELTISGKTAATVVMVAGGYPGEYLKDKVITGIENVRDSKVFHAGTSMQGEDIITTGGRVLAISTLQDNMFTALQQATADASRIYWDGMYFRKDIGFDLL; this is translated from the coding sequence ATGAATATCCTGCTCCTCGGATCGGGCGGAAGGGAAAGCGCCTTCGCCTGGAAAATTTCGCAAAGCCCAAAATGCGACCACCTGTTCATTGCTCCCGGCAATGCCGGTACGTCGCAATACGGCACCAATGTGAATATTAAGTCAACCGATTTTGAGAACATAGGAAACTTCGCGATAGAAAATTCGATCGACCTGGTTTTGGTAGGCCCCGAAGAACCGCTGGTAAAAGGTATCCATGATTTTTTCCTGGCGAACACAGGGTTAAAAAACATCCCGGTAATAGGTCCGCAAAGCGAAGGCGCACAGCTGGAGGGTAGCAAGGATTTTTCCAAGGCGTTTATGCAAAGGCACAATATCCCTGCCGCCGCGTCGCAAACTTTCACCCGCGAGACTTTGCAGGAAGGTTTTGAATACTTAGCCACGGCAGGATTACCCGTCGTTCTAAAAGCCGATGGTTTGGCGGCCGGTAAGGGCGTGCTCATTTGCACCACGCTGGAGGAAGCACAACTGGAACTGACCGAAATGCTGACGCATGCCAAATTTGGCGATGCAAGTTCGAAAGTACTGGTCGAACAATTTTTGCAGGGGATCGAGTTATCGGTTTTCGTGATGACCGACGGCAAGAATTACAAAGTTTTGCCTGAAGCGAAGGACTATAAACGCATTGGCGAAGGCGACACCGGCCTGAATACAGGCGGAATGGGTTCTGTTTCCCCGGTTCCGTTTGCGGACGAGGCTTTTATGCGGAAGGTTGAAGAACGGGTGATCATCCCCACGGTTGAAGGGTTGCGCAAAGAGAACATCCCTTATAAAGGTTTCATTTTTATCGGGCTGATGAACTGTGATGGCGAACCTTATGTGATAGAATATAACTGCCGCATGGGCGACCCGGAGACGGAAAGCGTGATGCTGAGGATAGAATCTGATTTTGTCGACCTGCTGGAAGGTGTTGCGGAAGAAAACCTGGATAAAAAAGAATTGACCATATCCGGTAAAACCGCAGCTACTGTGGTGATGGTAGCGGGCGGCTACCCGGGCGAATACCTGAAAGACAAGGTGATAACCGGCATCGAAAATGTTCGGGATTCAAAAGTATTTCACGCCGGCACATCAATGCAGGGAGAAGATATTATTACAACGGGCGGGCGGGTACTGGCGATAAGCACCTTACAGGACAACATGTTTACTGCGCTGCAGCAGGCCACCGCCGATGCCAGCCGCATTTACTGGGATGGCATGTATTTCAGGAAAGATATCGGGTTTGATCTGTTGTAG
- the secA gene encoding preprotein translocase subunit SecA, whose protein sequence is MLDFISKLFGSKSERDIKSIQPIVERIKEEYARLDGISNDELRAKTVAFKETIKEGLAEIDAELQEIKDRIEQNPGLDVNEKVELYRQVDKLEKDRNKELEVILMNILPEGFAVVKETARRFKENKTIEVTATQFDRDLAARKSNVVIKGDTAIHHNTWMAAGNEVTWDMVHYDVQLIGGTVLHQGKIAEMATGEGKTLVATLPAYLNALAGQGVHIVTVNDYLARRDSEWMGPLYEFHGLSVDCIDRHEPNSEERRNAYLADITFGTNNEFGFDYLRDNMTRTPEELVQRKLHYAMVDEVDSVLIDDARTPLIISGPIPRGDEHEFYELKPRIERLVNAQKAYINTVLNEAKKALAEGKAGIDDGGLALLRAHRGLPKSKALIKFLSEGANKTVLLKTENHYMQDQGKEMPKVDSELFFVIDEKNNQVELTEKGIELITSSGEDPHFFVMPDVGTEIAEIEKSHASNEEKVAQKDTLMRDFSIKSERIHSVNQLLKAYTLFEKDTEYIIDEGKVKIVDEQTGRILDGRRYSDGLHQAIEAKENVKVEDATQTFATITLQNYFRMYHKLCGMTGTAITEAGEFWEIYKLDVVEIPTNAKIVRDDRQDLVYRTVREKYNAVADEITKLTQEGRPVLVGTTSVDISELLSRMLKLRGIKHNVLNAKLHQKEADIVAEAGKAGTVTIATNMAGRGTDIKLGPGVKEAGGLAIVGTERHESRRVDRQLRGRSGRQGDPGSTQFFVSLEDNLMRLFGSERISNLMVRMGIEEGEVIQHSMISKSIERAQKKVEENNFGIRKRLLEYDDVMNSQRTVVYSKRKNALFGERLEVDINNTIFDVVADVVTEFKESNNYEGFQLEIIRVFSVDTDISEDEFGSTNLNGLVDKVFAEVTSFYKRKAQAVAQQAFPVIQDVFKTRGEYVENIVVPFTDGIHGLQVAVPLKKAVENKGAEVFKSFEKNVVLYLIDDAWKEHLREMDELKQSVQNAVYEQKDPLLVYKFEAFELFRAMLANVNKEVVSFLFRGGIPVQEPEEVREARPQPKLDLRKLRTSKPELVSDSGGMPMEDTRELQKPMPVRVEQKVGRNDPCPCGSGKKFKNCHGVGQA, encoded by the coding sequence ATGTTGGATTTCATCAGTAAGCTGTTCGGCAGCAAGTCGGAACGGGATATAAAAAGTATACAGCCTATAGTTGAGCGTATCAAGGAAGAGTATGCCAGGCTTGACGGCATCAGTAATGACGAGCTGCGTGCAAAAACTGTGGCCTTTAAGGAGACCATTAAAGAGGGCCTTGCCGAAATAGATGCTGAATTACAGGAAATTAAAGACAGGATAGAACAAAACCCCGGTCTGGATGTAAACGAGAAGGTTGAGCTTTACCGCCAGGTAGATAAGCTGGAAAAGGACCGTAATAAGGAGCTGGAGGTTATCCTGATGAACATACTGCCCGAAGGCTTTGCCGTGGTTAAGGAAACCGCCCGCAGGTTCAAGGAAAACAAGACAATAGAAGTTACTGCAACACAATTCGACCGCGACCTTGCCGCACGCAAAAGTAATGTGGTTATAAAAGGTGACACAGCGATACATCATAATACATGGATGGCAGCCGGGAACGAAGTTACCTGGGATATGGTACACTACGATGTTCAGCTGATAGGTGGTACCGTTTTGCACCAGGGAAAAATTGCCGAAATGGCTACAGGTGAAGGTAAAACGCTGGTTGCGACGTTGCCCGCTTACCTGAATGCATTGGCCGGGCAAGGTGTTCATATTGTGACGGTTAACGATTACCTCGCCCGGCGCGACTCGGAATGGATGGGTCCGTTGTATGAATTCCACGGCTTATCAGTTGATTGTATCGACCGGCATGAACCAAACTCGGAAGAACGCCGCAACGCTTACCTCGCCGATATCACTTTCGGCACCAATAACGAATTTGGTTTCGATTACCTGCGTGACAATATGACACGCACTCCCGAAGAACTGGTACAGCGCAAGCTGCACTATGCGATGGTGGATGAGGTCGATTCGGTATTGATCGATGATGCGCGTACGCCGTTGATCATATCCGGCCCGATACCTCGTGGCGACGAGCACGAGTTTTATGAATTAAAGCCGCGCATCGAGCGCCTGGTGAATGCGCAAAAAGCGTATATAAACACGGTACTGAACGAGGCCAAAAAAGCACTTGCCGAGGGTAAAGCAGGTATCGACGACGGCGGCCTGGCCCTGTTGCGTGCCCACAGGGGGTTGCCAAAAAGCAAGGCGCTGATCAAATTTTTAAGCGAAGGCGCCAACAAAACGGTTCTTTTAAAAACCGAGAACCATTACATGCAGGACCAGGGAAAGGAAATGCCTAAGGTAGATTCTGAGCTTTTCTTTGTAATAGACGAGAAGAACAACCAGGTTGAACTGACCGAAAAAGGTATCGAATTGATCACCTCTTCGGGTGAGGACCCGCATTTCTTCGTGATGCCTGATGTAGGCACCGAAATTGCCGAGATAGAGAAATCGCACGCAAGCAACGAGGAAAAGGTGGCCCAGAAAGATACGCTGATGCGCGATTTTTCCATCAAATCGGAGCGCATCCACTCAGTGAACCAATTATTAAAAGCATATACCCTTTTTGAAAAGGATACGGAATATATCATCGACGAAGGTAAGGTAAAGATCGTCGACGAGCAGACGGGCCGTATTTTGGATGGCCGCCGCTACTCCGACGGTTTGCACCAGGCTATCGAGGCGAAAGAAAATGTGAAGGTAGAAGATGCGACACAAACCTTTGCGACCATTACCCTGCAGAACTACTTCAGGATGTATCACAAGCTTTGCGGTATGACCGGTACGGCCATTACCGAAGCGGGTGAGTTTTGGGAGATATACAAACTGGATGTGGTAGAGATCCCAACCAACGCTAAAATAGTGCGCGACGACCGCCAGGATTTGGTTTACCGCACCGTGCGCGAAAAATATAACGCCGTAGCCGATGAGATAACCAAACTCACCCAGGAAGGCCGCCCGGTACTGGTAGGTACAACATCGGTTGATATATCGGAGTTGCTTAGCCGCATGCTGAAGCTGCGCGGTATCAAACACAACGTATTGAACGCCAAACTGCACCAGAAGGAGGCCGATATTGTGGCCGAAGCAGGTAAGGCGGGCACGGTAACCATAGCCACCAACATGGCCGGTCGTGGTACCGACATCAAGCTTGGTCCGGGTGTAAAAGAGGCAGGCGGTTTAGCCATAGTAGGTACCGAGCGGCACGAGTCGCGCCGTGTGGACAGGCAGTTGCGCGGCCGTTCAGGGCGCCAGGGCGACCCGGGTTCGACCCAGTTCTTCGTATCGCTGGAGGATAACCTGATGCGTTTGTTCGGTTCGGAGCGTATTTCCAACCTTATGGTGCGTATGGGTATCGAGGAAGGCGAAGTGATACAGCATTCGATGATCAGTAAATCTATCGAGCGTGCACAGAAGAAGGTGGAAGAGAACAACTTTGGTATCCGTAAGCGCTTGCTGGAATATGACGACGTGATGAATTCGCAGCGTACCGTTGTTTATTCAAAACGTAAGAATGCCTTATTCGGCGAACGCCTGGAAGTGGATATCAACAACACCATTTTTGATGTGGTTGCCGATGTGGTTACCGAATTTAAGGAATCGAATAATTATGAAGGCTTCCAACTGGAGATCATCCGTGTATTTTCGGTGGATACCGATATATCGGAGGATGAATTCGGTTCGACAAACCTGAATGGCTTGGTTGATAAAGTTTTCGCTGAAGTTACTTCGTTTTATAAACGCAAGGCACAGGCAGTGGCACAGCAGGCGTTCCCGGTTATACAGGACGTGTTCAAAACCCGCGGCGAATACGTGGAAAATATCGTTGTTCCGTTTACCGATGGCATACACGGCCTACAGGTAGCCGTTCCGCTAAAAAAGGCGGTCGAAAATAAAGGCGCTGAAGTGTTCAAATCATTCGAGAAGAACGTGGTACTTTACCTGATAGACGACGCATGGAAAGAACACCTGCGCGAAATGGACGAGTTGAAACAATCCGTACAAAACGCCGTTTACGAACAGAAGGACCCGCTATTGGTTTATAAGTTCGAAGCGTTCGAATTGTTCCGCGCTATGCTGGCCAATGTGAATAAGGAGGTGGTAAGCTTCTTGTTCAGAGGCGGCATACCGGTGCAGGAGCCTGAAGAGGTAAGAGAAGCAAGACCGCAGCCAAAATTGGACCTACGGAAGCTGCGCACCTCCAAGCCCGAACTGGTATCAGACTCAGGTGGCATGCCGATGGAAGATACGCGCGAACTGCAAAAACCAATGCCGGTACGCGTGGAACAAAAGGTTGGCCGAAACGACCCCTGCCCATGCGGCAGCGGCAAGAAATTTAAGAATTGCCACGGAGTAGGGCAGGCGTAA
- a CDS encoding SPOR domain-containing protein → MNNTASHHKALRNIIGCCFFMLFGFAASAQTKGKVEVIKDPKVDTLIARRAELNKAVSGEQVNGFRVQIFTGANRKDAYSAQTKFQEEFPDIRSYVIYSEPNFKVRVGDFRSRMEAEKLQDELRKTFMGTFIITEKVNQPKPDSDE, encoded by the coding sequence ATGAACAACACAGCATCACATCATAAAGCTTTACGCAATATCATCGGGTGCTGTTTTTTTATGCTTTTTGGTTTCGCTGCGTCGGCCCAGACAAAGGGAAAAGTTGAAGTTATAAAAGACCCGAAGGTTGACACCCTTATAGCACGTCGCGCTGAATTGAACAAGGCTGTAAGCGGCGAGCAGGTAAACGGTTTTCGTGTACAGATATTTACCGGCGCCAATCGTAAAGATGCTTACAGTGCTCAGACAAAGTTTCAGGAAGAATTTCCCGATATTCGCAGTTACGTGATCTACAGCGAACCTAACTTTAAGGTGCGTGTGGGCGATTTCAGGTCGCGCATGGAGGCCGAAAAATTACAGGACGAGTTAAGGAAAACGTTCATGGGTACTTTTATTATAACCGAAAAGGTGAATCAGCCCAAACCTGACAGCGATGAATAA